The following are encoded together in the Arcticibacterium luteifluviistationis genome:
- a CDS encoding lipocalin family protein — MKKRFLQLTLVILTAAVFVSCNKDNNEDIEPQVEITGKWNITSAESNFESQGDNTNSTFDLAKDNLFIEFNSDGTYTSNAEFGIGELALNPNGTVSNTYTYNNGRLDLKLIESSLKKEVILYFHTSSGSNSLILNSDINDLLDAYNDQESSFDFLTSTIIEATIKTYAKLDFMVTLTK; from the coding sequence ATGAAAAAAAGATTTCTTCAACTGACATTAGTAATTCTAACAGCTGCTGTATTTGTTTCTTGTAATAAAGATAACAATGAAGATATTGAACCACAGGTAGAAATAACTGGAAAATGGAACATAACTAGTGCTGAATCCAATTTTGAATCTCAAGGAGACAATACTAATTCTACTTTTGACTTAGCTAAAGACAACCTTTTTATAGAGTTTAATTCAGATGGCACATACACTAGCAATGCTGAATTTGGAATAGGTGAACTTGCATTAAACCCGAATGGCACTGTAAGTAATACGTATACATACAATAATGGAAGATTAGATTTGAAACTTATTGAGTCATCTCTAAAGAAAGAAGTTATCCTATATTTTCATACATCAAGTGGCTCAAATAGCCTAATACTAAATTCAGATATTAATGACCTTTTAGATGCCTATAACGATCAAGAAAGTTCTTTTGATTTTCTAACTAGTACTATAATTGAAGCTACTATTAAAACCTATGCAAAGCTTGACTTTATGGTCACTCTTACTAAATAG
- a CDS encoding replication-associated recombination protein A, translating to MQNMPLAERLRPKNLDEYIGQEHILGKGKPLRKSLEANLVPSMILWGPPGVGKTTLSLMLAELTKRQFFSLSAISSGVKDLREILKKPSGLFPPILFIDEIHRFNKSQQDTLLGAVEKGKVTLIGATTENPSFEVNSALLSRCQVYILEAFGQKELNAILERALKVDAQLKEKNIKVETTDSLFRISGGDGRKLLNLLEMVVNSQFGNPEVIIKDELVEEVVQKNMARYDKSGEQHYDIISAFIKSMRGSDPNAALYWLARMLVAGEDPIFIARRMLILASEDIGNANPTAVIMANACMDAVKKIGYPEGRIILSQTVVYLATSPKSNASYMAIDAALALAERTSHLPVPIDLRNAPTKLMKEIGYGKSYKYSHNYDGNFAPQNFMPDDLKGQKLYEPGNNPRENDIRRNLQNWWKEWYGY from the coding sequence ATGCAGAATATGCCATTGGCCGAAAGGCTCCGCCCTAAAAATCTTGACGAATATATTGGTCAAGAACACATTCTTGGAAAAGGAAAACCTTTAAGAAAATCTTTAGAGGCCAATCTAGTGCCTTCTATGATACTTTGGGGGCCTCCAGGTGTGGGGAAAACCACGCTTTCTTTGATGCTCGCTGAGCTTACAAAGCGACAGTTTTTTTCGCTTTCTGCTATTAGTTCTGGGGTGAAAGATTTGAGAGAGATTTTGAAGAAGCCATCTGGTTTGTTTCCTCCTATTTTATTTATTGATGAAATACACCGTTTTAATAAATCACAACAAGATACGCTGCTAGGTGCTGTAGAGAAAGGTAAGGTGACGCTGATAGGAGCCACTACTGAGAATCCATCTTTTGAGGTGAACTCCGCTTTGCTATCAAGATGTCAGGTGTATATTCTAGAAGCCTTCGGTCAAAAAGAGCTTAACGCCATATTAGAGAGGGCTTTAAAAGTAGATGCTCAGTTAAAAGAGAAAAATATAAAAGTAGAAACCACAGATTCGCTTTTTAGAATTTCAGGTGGAGATGGTAGAAAACTGCTAAATCTCTTAGAAATGGTGGTTAATTCTCAATTCGGTAATCCTGAGGTAATTATCAAAGATGAGCTGGTAGAGGAGGTTGTGCAAAAAAATATGGCTCGTTATGATAAATCTGGCGAGCAGCATTATGATATCATTTCAGCCTTTATCAAATCAATGCGTGGCTCAGACCCAAACGCAGCGTTGTATTGGTTGGCAAGAATGCTGGTGGCAGGAGAGGACCCTATTTTTATAGCCAGACGAATGCTCATTTTAGCATCAGAAGATATTGGGAATGCAAACCCAACGGCAGTAATTATGGCAAATGCCTGCATGGATGCGGTCAAAAAAATTGGCTATCCGGAGGGCAGAATTATACTGTCGCAAACAGTGGTTTATTTAGCCACTTCGCCAAAATCTAATGCATCTTATATGGCAATAGACGCGGCTTTGGCTTTGGCAGAAAGAACTTCACATTTGCCAGTACCTATAGATTTGAGAAATGCACCTACCAAGCTTATGAAGGAAATAGGCTATGGTAAGTCGTATAAATATTCGCATAACTATGATGGGAATTTTGCTCCGCAAAACTTTATGCCTGATGACCTAAAAGGTCAAAAGTTATACGAACCAGGTAATAACCCAAGAGAAAATGACATCAGAAGAAATCTCCAAAACTGGTGGAAAGAATGGTATGGATACTAA
- a CDS encoding AMP-binding protein, whose amino-acid sequence MEISNKKTFLDYLYHWEKTKPNEVYLKQPFGDTYRDLTWAEAANQVRRMASFLKSQKLPDKSNIGLVSKNCAEWILADLAIMMAGHISVPFYPTLTGDQINHVIRHSECQILFVGKIDKYQDLKPGIPEEITCISFPAYNPDKSHLQWNDILKTNDPIEVNFYPNLDDIFTIIYTSGTTGNPKGVMMPYRSMSEGIYNTRHLTKLNIENIRFFSYLPLSHIAERNVVEAGSLYSGGTVYFAESLATFAENLRVASPTHFLAVPRIWTKFQLGILAKMPQKNLNVLLKIPIVKNIIKKKITAGLGLSDAVLILTGAAPMPISLIKWFRKLGIIIQEVYGMSENLGAVCMMPIDNIKDGTVGKVFPKMEVKIDPDNGEILTRSPWNMIGYFKEPKMTSDTIDQDGFIHTGDVGELDADNFLKITGRVKEMYKTSKGEYVAPAQIELGFAGSEMIEQICVVGQLLPQPIALVNLSTQGLTAEKEVVNAALTKSLEELNPSLKSYEKIRKIVVLKEAWSEENNCLTPTLKIKRIVIEKKFESRFQEWYDEKETVTWE is encoded by the coding sequence ATGGAGATTTCTAATAAAAAAACCTTCCTAGATTACCTTTACCACTGGGAAAAAACTAAGCCAAACGAAGTATACCTAAAACAACCTTTTGGTGATACTTATAGAGACCTCACATGGGCAGAAGCTGCCAACCAAGTTAGACGGATGGCCAGTTTCCTCAAATCTCAAAAACTTCCCGACAAAAGTAACATTGGTTTGGTGTCAAAAAACTGTGCGGAATGGATACTAGCAGACCTTGCCATTATGATGGCTGGCCACATTTCTGTTCCTTTTTACCCTACACTTACAGGTGACCAAATTAACCATGTCATAAGGCATAGTGAATGTCAAATTCTGTTTGTAGGAAAAATTGACAAATACCAAGACCTTAAACCCGGAATACCTGAAGAAATTACCTGTATTTCATTTCCAGCTTATAATCCTGATAAATCTCATTTACAGTGGAATGATATTCTAAAAACGAATGACCCAATAGAAGTTAACTTCTACCCGAATTTAGACGACATTTTTACCATTATTTATACCTCAGGCACCACAGGAAACCCTAAAGGGGTTATGATGCCTTACCGAAGTATGTCTGAAGGAATTTATAACACAAGACATTTAACAAAGTTAAACATAGAAAACATTCGTTTCTTCTCCTACCTCCCACTCTCTCACATTGCCGAAAGAAATGTGGTGGAAGCTGGAAGTCTCTATTCTGGTGGAACCGTTTATTTTGCAGAGTCTTTGGCCACTTTTGCTGAAAACCTAAGAGTAGCCTCTCCTACTCACTTTTTGGCAGTTCCTAGAATATGGACCAAGTTCCAATTAGGTATTTTGGCTAAAATGCCACAGAAAAACCTGAACGTTTTGCTGAAAATTCCGATTGTCAAAAACATCATAAAAAAGAAAATCACCGCTGGTCTTGGCTTGTCAGATGCAGTACTTATTCTTACAGGTGCTGCTCCCATGCCCATCTCACTCATAAAATGGTTTAGAAAACTAGGGATTATTATACAAGAGGTATATGGCATGAGTGAAAATCTTGGGGCTGTTTGTATGATGCCAATTGATAATATTAAAGACGGAACCGTAGGAAAGGTATTCCCGAAAATGGAGGTAAAAATTGACCCTGACAATGGCGAAATTCTTACTCGCTCTCCTTGGAATATGATTGGTTACTTTAAAGAACCAAAAATGACCTCCGATACCATTGACCAGGATGGCTTTATTCATACGGGTGATGTGGGCGAGTTAGATGCTGACAACTTCCTTAAAATTACAGGGCGAGTAAAAGAAATGTACAAAACCTCTAAAGGCGAATATGTAGCTCCCGCTCAAATAGAACTTGGTTTTGCAGGCAGTGAAATGATAGAGCAAATATGTGTAGTGGGCCAATTACTTCCACAACCCATAGCATTGGTCAATTTATCAACGCAGGGACTAACAGCCGAAAAAGAGGTAGTTAATGCCGCTCTTACCAAAAGCTTAGAAGAACTAAACCCTAGCTTAAAATCTTATGAAAAAATAAGAAAGATAGTGGTATTAAAAGAGGCTTGGAGTGAAGAAAATAACTGTTTAACACCTACCCTTAAAATTAAGCGAATAGTGATTGAAAAGAAATTTGAATCTAGGTTTCAAGAATGGTATGATGAAAAAGAAACTGTGACATGGGAATAA
- a CDS encoding ThuA domain-containing protein gives MKIYVKQLILLPVLICTMLSVGMAQNKKVLVFSKTKGWRHKSIEPGKTFFAKIGKEENLDMTFSENAEDMNEDNLKQFSAVVFLNTTGNILDDRQQTEFERYIQAGGGFMGIHSATDTEYEWPWYNKLVGGYFESHPGGAVSNVQMGKMIVEDNTHPSTKHLSKTFEREDEFYSFKSLQNDLIKVLITVDEDSYEQGTNGDWHPMSWYHEFDGGKSFYTNYGHVFSTFETEVPMQKHMLEGLKSVLADKLDFSKSHSLKAPEENRFVKTILANNLNEPTELAAMPNGKVILVERRGDVKVWLPEKEEFKTANSLDVFSTYEYGLMGVGLDPNFRRNNWVYIYYTPNTDAHNEQFLSRFTYDQEKDELDMASEKVMLKVKIKGDNCCHTGGSIDWDSKGNLYLSTGDDTNPFASDGFGPIDFRDGRDGWDALGTSGNTNDLRGKVLRIKPTKDGSYVIPQGNLYAEGTPNTRPEIFVMGCRNPYRISVDKKTDRLYWGDVGPDAGKTVDGRGSEGLVEFNQTTESGFFGWPIIVGDNRPYNKYNFETKVSGEPYDVLKPVNDSPHNTGLKNLPPAREPWMYYGYGESEDYPLFGKGGCNPMAGPVYHSEDFRENEEMFPSYYDDKIFLYEWIRDWIMVVTLDKDGKYSSMEPFMPSTHFNHPMDMTFSKDGVMYLLEYGPKWSAQNEEATLTRIVYNAGNRPPAVKIAANKATGKAPLTTSFSADGTIDYDGDDLSYAWDFAGGAENSTEKNPTVSFKNAGEYIASLTVTDALGSSSKETMIIKVGNEVPAVDISVRGNQSFYLGNAPINYTIKVNDAEDGTIGKGINSQDVVVSIDYLEGYDKNAIAIGHQQNVANANGRRLIADSDCLACHTLDQKSIGPDYKSVASKYPSNNTNINLLTKKIISGGAGVWGETAMAPHPSLAKADAEAMVKYILSVNDQKASLPAKGVYTASAHKDKKAGAYLIQATYLDKGGDIIGSQSGSETLALRSPLVEANKFDDSKGTMGFDVPDVGELVIATGDNTWIKFNEIDLTGISNVKLLALGMAGQTAGGIAEFRIGGTDGQLIGKATVGATNTAPITVKLKRTKGINDLYVVFKNKDTNGKPLFGVKSLEFGR, from the coding sequence ATGAAGATATACGTTAAGCAACTAATCCTGTTGCCTGTTTTGATATGTACAATGCTATCTGTTGGCATGGCTCAAAACAAAAAAGTACTCGTTTTTTCTAAAACTAAAGGCTGGCGACATAAGTCAATAGAGCCTGGGAAAACGTTTTTTGCCAAAATAGGCAAAGAAGAAAACCTTGACATGACCTTCTCAGAAAATGCAGAAGACATGAATGAAGATAACCTAAAGCAGTTTTCTGCGGTGGTTTTCTTAAACACTACTGGAAATATTTTAGACGACCGTCAGCAAACCGAATTTGAAAGATACATTCAAGCTGGTGGCGGATTTATGGGAATTCACTCTGCTACAGATACAGAGTATGAGTGGCCATGGTATAATAAACTAGTAGGTGGTTACTTTGAATCTCATCCAGGTGGAGCGGTCTCAAATGTACAAATGGGTAAAATGATTGTAGAAGACAATACACACCCTTCCACAAAGCATTTGTCTAAGACTTTTGAAAGAGAAGATGAGTTTTATAGTTTCAAATCACTTCAAAACGATTTAATCAAAGTTCTTATCACAGTTGACGAAGATTCTTACGAACAAGGCACTAATGGCGACTGGCATCCAATGTCATGGTATCACGAGTTTGACGGCGGTAAGTCTTTTTATACCAATTACGGCCATGTATTCTCAACTTTTGAAACGGAAGTGCCTATGCAAAAGCATATGCTAGAAGGTTTAAAATCTGTTTTAGCTGATAAACTAGACTTTTCAAAGTCACACTCATTAAAGGCTCCAGAAGAGAACAGATTTGTAAAAACTATATTGGCAAACAACCTAAACGAGCCTACAGAACTAGCTGCTATGCCTAATGGCAAAGTGATTTTAGTAGAGCGAAGAGGTGATGTAAAAGTTTGGCTTCCAGAAAAAGAGGAATTTAAAACTGCCAATAGTTTAGACGTGTTTAGCACGTATGAATATGGCTTAATGGGTGTAGGTTTAGACCCAAATTTCAGAAGGAATAACTGGGTTTATATTTATTATACGCCAAACACTGATGCTCATAACGAGCAATTCCTTTCTAGATTCACTTACGATCAAGAAAAAGATGAACTAGACATGGCTTCAGAAAAAGTCATGCTTAAAGTGAAAATAAAAGGAGACAATTGCTGCCACACGGGTGGTTCTATCGACTGGGATTCTAAAGGAAACCTTTACCTTTCTACAGGTGATGATACTAATCCTTTTGCTTCTGATGGCTTTGGCCCAATAGATTTCAGAGATGGTAGAGATGGCTGGGATGCTTTAGGAACTTCTGGTAATACAAATGATTTACGTGGAAAAGTACTTAGAATTAAGCCTACTAAAGATGGTTCTTATGTTATTCCTCAAGGTAACCTTTACGCTGAAGGAACTCCAAATACAAGACCTGAGATTTTTGTAATGGGTTGTAGAAACCCTTACAGAATATCTGTAGACAAAAAGACTGACCGTTTATACTGGGGTGATGTAGGACCTGATGCTGGTAAGACAGTAGACGGAAGAGGTTCTGAAGGCTTGGTAGAGTTTAACCAAACTACAGAATCTGGTTTTTTCGGCTGGCCAATAATTGTGGGTGACAACAGACCATACAACAAGTATAACTTTGAAACGAAAGTTTCGGGAGAGCCTTACGACGTATTAAAGCCTGTTAACGATTCACCGCATAATACAGGGCTGAAAAATCTTCCACCAGCTAGAGAACCTTGGATGTATTATGGCTATGGAGAATCAGAGGATTATCCTCTTTTTGGTAAAGGTGGCTGTAACCCTATGGCTGGGCCTGTTTATCATTCAGAAGACTTTAGAGAAAATGAGGAGATGTTTCCGTCTTACTATGACGACAAAATCTTTTTATATGAGTGGATTAGAGACTGGATTATGGTGGTAACACTTGACAAAGATGGAAAATACAGCAGTATGGAGCCATTTATGCCAAGCACTCATTTTAATCACCCTATGGACATGACTTTCAGTAAAGATGGTGTGATGTATTTATTAGAGTATGGTCCTAAATGGTCTGCTCAAAACGAAGAGGCTACATTGACTAGAATTGTTTACAATGCTGGTAACAGACCTCCTGCTGTTAAAATAGCGGCAAATAAAGCAACTGGAAAAGCTCCATTGACCACTTCTTTTAGTGCTGATGGTACTATTGATTATGACGGTGATGATTTAAGCTATGCATGGGATTTTGCAGGAGGTGCAGAAAACAGTACAGAGAAAAACCCAACGGTTAGCTTTAAAAATGCTGGCGAATATATAGCAAGCCTTACGGTAACAGATGCTTTAGGTAGTTCTTCAAAAGAAACGATGATTATCAAAGTTGGTAATGAAGTTCCTGCTGTAGACATTTCTGTGAGAGGAAATCAAAGCTTTTACTTAGGCAATGCCCCTATCAACTATACGATTAAAGTAAACGACGCTGAAGATGGTACTATAGGAAAAGGCATTAACAGCCAAGATGTGGTAGTGAGTATTGATTACCTAGAAGGTTATGACAAAAACGCAATAGCGATAGGTCACCAACAAAACGTAGCTAACGCAAACGGAAGAAGATTAATAGCTGATTCTGACTGCTTGGCTTGCCATACTTTAGACCAAAAATCTATAGGCCCAGACTATAAAAGCGTAGCTTCAAAATACCCTTCAAATAACACGAACATCAATCTTTTGACAAAGAAGATAATTTCTGGTGGTGCAGGTGTTTGGGGTGAAACAGCCATGGCTCCTCACCCATCTCTTGCCAAAGCTGATGCTGAAGCAATGGTAAAATACATACTCTCTGTTAACGACCAAAAAGCCTCTTTACCAGCTAAAGGAGTTTATACAGCCAGTGCACATAAAGACAAGAAAGCAGGTGCTTATTTAATTCAAGCAACCTACCTTGACAAAGGTGGCGACATCATTGGTTCTCAAAGTGGTTCTGAAACCTTGGCTCTAAGAAGCCCATTGGTAGAAGCTAATAAATTTGACGATTCTAAAGGTACTATGGGCTTTGATGTACCTGATGTAGGCGAGCTAGTGATAGCAACGGGAGACAATACTTGGATAAAATTCAATGAAATAGACCTTACTGGTATCTCCAATGTTAAACTATTAGCTTTAGGCATGGCAGGTCAAACAGCCGGCGGTATAGCTGAATTCAGAATTGGCGGCACAGATGGTCAATTAATAGGAAAAGCCACCGTAGGAGCCACAAATACGGCACCAATTACAGTCAAACTGAAACGTACCAAAGGTATTAATGACCTATACGTGGTATTTAAAAATAAGGATACTAACGGAAAACCACTTTTTGGTGTTAAGTCACTGGAATTTGGCAGATAA
- a CDS encoding outer membrane beta-barrel family protein: MYKSLFISTLFLLLVCSFSGQAQKFQTLTGTVIDSVTNEPLSFASVKLEQGGKLITGVQSTDDGGFKIETSTNEVYIIKIEYVGYAPKSIEINATENSVNLNLGALGLAPLSQLLETLIVTGIKPNMVTTLEKQIFDSEQFEVAKGGTAADLIKNIPSVMVNVEGEISVRGSKGFVIMVNGKPSALDQATILSQIPANTIQKVEIISVPSARYEADGRSGILNIVTKKGAMDGLSVFANMQYGLPRIKAYFNDTEPKRQGVDATVSYRKEKLELNIGVNYLQNDIAGRRVGDAFTIINDVKTIFPSEGERSFIRESYGLRTNATYNLNANNELTAGVYLGSREQYRTANIVYNNTKVDATSGEAISAFSYYNGNQVLKAGDFQVYNLDYLHKFEDQSSISVSGLMENAQLDGNTKNRNLNQFDYSDTLQYTYNTGENPLNALRLKVDYEKPIKIGVLAFGYQYRLQNQDGVFRYLERGGNNLPFVQNDAFSADIRVENRIHGLYGMYSAKFDKLEFSSGLRYEKSDRVFKDGISDDFHLDLSNFFPSANIMYSLSNDWRLKAGYSRRVQRSTNNELNPYPEREHSETLEQGDPRIKPEFIGITEVGISKDAQKLSVYMNLYHQHITDIVNRVNSVYNDTILNRIYTNAGVANLVGSELGLTWAASKKLKWFVGGNVYRLNIDGTLFENAVKVDSRGWVYSLNSNLSYKITPSLSSQFNFSYMSARNTAQGEDSRFYQPNLSVKKSFMDNKLTVGAQWQNMAFGNMGVNQQRITTFGTDFFTTTNYIQETNIVLLNLSFNFNQRDGKVKLPSSEFGEKEF, from the coding sequence ATGTATAAAAGTCTATTCATATCAACCTTGTTCTTGCTTTTAGTTTGCTCGTTTAGTGGACAGGCTCAAAAGTTTCAGACCCTTACGGGAACTGTTATAGACTCTGTTACCAACGAACCTTTGTCTTTTGCTTCGGTGAAACTTGAACAAGGAGGTAAGCTAATTACCGGTGTTCAAAGTACAGATGATGGCGGCTTTAAAATAGAAACATCTACCAACGAGGTTTATATTATTAAAATAGAATATGTGGGCTACGCCCCAAAATCGATAGAAATCAATGCTACTGAAAATAGCGTAAATCTTAACTTAGGAGCTTTGGGCTTAGCTCCTTTAAGTCAGCTTTTAGAGACACTGATAGTGACTGGTATTAAACCAAACATGGTTACCACACTGGAGAAGCAAATCTTTGATTCAGAGCAATTTGAGGTAGCTAAAGGTGGAACTGCGGCAGATTTGATAAAAAATATACCTTCTGTGATGGTTAATGTGGAGGGTGAAATCTCTGTGAGGGGTTCAAAAGGTTTTGTGATTATGGTAAACGGGAAACCAAGTGCTTTAGACCAAGCCACTATTTTGTCGCAGATTCCTGCAAACACTATTCAAAAAGTGGAGATAATCTCAGTTCCTTCCGCCCGATATGAGGCAGACGGAAGGTCTGGTATTCTGAATATTGTGACTAAAAAAGGAGCAATGGACGGGCTGAGTGTTTTTGCAAACATGCAATATGGCTTACCAAGAATAAAAGCTTATTTCAATGACACAGAGCCGAAAAGGCAGGGTGTAGACGCAACTGTTAGTTATAGAAAAGAGAAATTGGAGCTGAACATCGGAGTAAATTATCTTCAAAACGACATAGCAGGAAGAAGAGTGGGGGATGCCTTTACTATCATAAATGACGTGAAAACTATTTTCCCTAGTGAGGGAGAAAGAAGTTTTATAAGAGAGAGTTATGGGCTAAGGACAAATGCTACTTATAACCTGAATGCTAATAATGAATTGACAGCAGGTGTGTATTTAGGAAGCAGAGAACAGTACAGAACGGCGAATATTGTTTACAATAATACTAAGGTGGATGCTACCTCAGGTGAAGCAATTAGTGCCTTCTCTTATTATAATGGAAACCAGGTTTTAAAAGCCGGAGACTTTCAAGTTTATAATTTAGATTATCTGCACAAGTTTGAAGACCAGTCTTCTATAAGTGTTTCTGGTTTAATGGAAAATGCTCAACTGGATGGGAATACTAAAAACAGGAACTTAAATCAGTTTGATTATTCTGACACGCTTCAGTACACTTATAACACGGGCGAAAATCCTTTAAATGCTTTACGCCTAAAAGTAGATTATGAGAAACCAATCAAAATAGGAGTATTAGCTTTTGGGTATCAATACAGGCTTCAAAACCAAGATGGTGTTTTTAGGTATTTGGAAAGAGGAGGTAATAACCTTCCATTTGTTCAGAATGATGCTTTTAGTGCTGATATCAGAGTTGAAAATAGAATACATGGGCTTTATGGTATGTATAGTGCCAAGTTTGACAAATTAGAGTTTAGCTCTGGACTGCGATATGAAAAGTCGGACAGGGTTTTTAAAGATGGTATTTCAGACGACTTTCACCTCGATTTGTCAAACTTCTTTCCATCCGCAAACATTATGTACAGTTTAAGTAATGACTGGAGATTAAAAGCTGGGTATAGCAGAAGAGTGCAGCGTTCTACTAATAATGAGCTGAATCCTTATCCTGAAAGGGAACATTCAGAAACATTGGAGCAAGGAGACCCTCGTATAAAACCAGAGTTTATTGGTATTACAGAAGTGGGAATCAGTAAAGACGCTCAAAAACTCTCGGTTTATATGAATCTTTATCATCAGCATATTACAGATATAGTGAACAGAGTAAATAGTGTTTATAATGACACTATTCTAAATCGAATTTATACCAATGCCGGTGTGGCAAACTTGGTAGGTTCTGAGTTAGGACTTACTTGGGCAGCCTCAAAGAAGTTAAAGTGGTTTGTAGGAGGGAATGTTTACCGACTAAATATAGATGGAACACTGTTTGAAAATGCTGTCAAGGTGGATAGCAGAGGTTGGGTTTATTCTTTAAACTCAAACCTGTCATATAAAATTACACCAAGTTTAAGTTCTCAATTTAACTTTTCTTATATGTCTGCCAGAAACACCGCACAAGGCGAAGATTCTCGTTTTTATCAGCCAAACCTTTCTGTCAAAAAGAGTTTTATGGATAATAAATTGACCGTGGGTGCTCAGTGGCAAAACATGGCTTTTGGGAATATGGGTGTAAACCAACAGCGAATTACCACTTTTGGAACTGACTTTTTTACTACCACTAATTACATTCAGGAGACTAATATTGTGCTATTAAATCTGAGCTTTAACTTTAATCAGCGAGATGGCAAGGTTAAACTACCTTCGAGTGAATTTGGCGAGAAAGAGTTTTAG
- a CDS encoding cytochrome-c peroxidase, with protein sequence MLNSLNVFDALPKEVIDPENNINTPKKIALGKLLFYDPILSGDKDVACATCHHPQNGYAEFRDLSIGVNGKGFGSKRVFKQPNAIPFVKRNAHTILNTAFNGINTKNYYSPDAAPMFWDSRSNSLEEQAILPIKTFEEMRGMHFSEEDIFTEIVKRLKSIPEYKLLFKEAFDDPEPISEENIGKAIAAFERTLIATNSRFDQYMLGDQDAISLSEKEGFETFKEVGCGNCHNGPMFSDFKAHTLGIPKNEKLNFFDAGIDSTYAFRTPTLRNLRFTAPYMHNGSFSNLKEVLEFYEDIADGKERHEKVSHAQMDTLVNDLRIRVKDMAPIISFLNALNDPNFDKEVPSKVPSGLPVAGEIGL encoded by the coding sequence ATGCTTAATAGTCTTAATGTTTTTGATGCTTTGCCAAAGGAAGTTATTGACCCCGAAAACAACATAAATACACCTAAAAAAATCGCCCTCGGCAAACTCCTTTTCTATGACCCGATTCTGTCTGGTGACAAAGACGTGGCCTGTGCTACCTGCCATCACCCTCAAAATGGCTATGCCGAATTCAGAGATTTATCAATAGGTGTAAACGGCAAAGGTTTTGGCAGCAAACGAGTTTTTAAACAACCCAATGCTATTCCCTTTGTAAAAAGAAATGCCCACACCATACTCAATACGGCTTTTAATGGAATCAATACAAAAAACTATTACAGCCCTGACGCCGCACCCATGTTTTGGGACTCAAGGTCAAATAGTTTGGAAGAACAGGCCATACTTCCTATTAAAACCTTTGAAGAAATGCGAGGTATGCATTTTTCGGAAGAGGATATTTTTACCGAAATAGTAAAACGACTAAAAAGCATTCCCGAATATAAATTGCTCTTCAAAGAAGCTTTTGACGACCCTGAACCCATTTCAGAAGAAAACATTGGCAAAGCTATAGCCGCTTTTGAAAGAACGTTAATAGCTACCAACTCCCGATTTGACCAATATATGCTTGGCGACCAAGATGCTATTTCTCTTTCGGAGAAAGAAGGATTTGAGACCTTTAAAGAAGTAGGTTGCGGAAACTGTCATAATGGCCCTATGTTTTCAGACTTCAAAGCTCATACATTGGGGATTCCTAAAAACGAGAAATTAAACTTTTTTGACGCTGGTATTGATAGCACCTACGCTTTCCGAACGCCTACCTTAAGAAACTTGAGATTTACTGCTCCTTATATGCATAATGGTAGTTTTAGCAACTTGAAAGAAGTCTTAGAATTTTACGAAGACATAGCAGACGGTAAAGAAAGACATGAAAAAGTAAGCCATGCTCAAATGGATACATTGGTAAACGATTTACGAATAAGAGTGAAAGATATGGCTCCCATTATTTCATTTCTAAACGCTCTTAATGACCCTAATTTTGACAAAGAAGTACCTTCCAAAGTGCCTAGTGGCTTGCCTGTTGCAGGAGAAATAGGCTTATAA
- a CDS encoding (2Fe-2S)-binding protein, with amino-acid sequence MAEIKLKINGQDHQTSIDPTTPLLWYLREHADLVGTKYGCGIAQCGACTVHMNGNPIRSCVMPISAVADAEITTIEGLSENGDHPVQQAWSELDVPQCGYCQAGQMMTASALLRDNKKPSEEEIEATMSAHICRCGTYHRIKKAVKLAGEKMG; translated from the coding sequence ATGGCAGAAATAAAACTTAAAATCAACGGTCAAGACCATCAAACGAGCATTGACCCAACTACACCTCTTCTTTGGTATTTGCGTGAGCACGCCGACTTAGTAGGTACAAAATACGGCTGCGGAATAGCCCAATGCGGTGCTTGTACGGTACACATGAACGGCAACCCTATTCGCTCTTGTGTCATGCCAATTTCTGCTGTAGCAGATGCTGAGATTACCACCATTGAAGGACTTTCAGAAAATGGCGATCACCCAGTACAGCAAGCTTGGAGCGAGCTAGACGTACCGCAATGTGGCTATTGCCAAGCGGGGCAAATGATGACTGCATCAGCCCTTTTAAGAGATAATAAGAAACCAAGCGAAGAGGAAATTGAGGCGACCATGTCGGCTCATATTTGCCGCTGCGGTACTTATCATAGAATTAAAAAGGCTGTAAAACTGGCAGGAGAGAAAATGGGTTGA